From the Candidatus Hydrogenedentota bacterium genome, one window contains:
- a CDS encoding TIM barrel protein codes for MRTQSVEQIGVCSWSLQATGPRNLAEKVSALGLTKVQLGLTPHRDDPGAWDGVQEILGESGIRIVSGMYSTVGEDYTTPETIRRTGGVVPDEHWEENLSLARATAAIAKTMGLKYVNAHAGFLPHDSESPDFDKLCGRVLKLAEVFGANGVTLLMETGQETAQSLLMFLDAMKKRGARNIAVNFDPANMILY; via the coding sequence GTGAGAACGCAATCGGTGGAACAGATAGGCGTTTGCAGTTGGTCGCTTCAAGCCACAGGGCCGCGAAACCTGGCGGAGAAAGTGAGCGCGCTCGGCCTCACGAAGGTGCAGCTTGGCCTGACGCCGCACCGGGATGACCCGGGTGCCTGGGACGGCGTACAGGAAATCCTCGGCGAATCGGGGATACGTATCGTTTCCGGCATGTACTCGACGGTGGGCGAGGACTACACGACCCCGGAAACGATTCGCAGGACGGGCGGCGTCGTTCCCGATGAGCACTGGGAGGAGAACTTGAGCTTGGCGCGCGCCACCGCGGCAATTGCCAAGACGATGGGCCTGAAATACGTGAACGCACATGCGGGCTTCCTGCCGCATGATTCCGAGTCCCCCGATTTCGACAAGCTCTGCGGGCGTGTCCTCAAGCTTGCGGAAGTATTCGGGGCAAATGGCGTTACGCTGCTGATGGAGACCGGCCAGGAAACCGCGCAATCGCTGCTGATGTTTCTTGACGCGATGAAGAAGCGCGGCGCCCGGAATATTGCGGTCAACTTCGATCCCGCCAACATGATCCTCTAC